The Actinomadura sp. WMMB 499 genome includes a window with the following:
- a CDS encoding TetR/AcrR family transcriptional regulator, producing MGTAGKDERARTPAGRGNALSAGDDPAAEAIIMAAVDVMARHGYHGTSVRDLAEAAGVSPGLIYHYFGSKHDLLLTILDRGMDRLVESTEEALFHAGDDPADRLCAIVGQHVLAHTRFRRESLLGNTELRSLTEQARRLIVSKRDTQQRMFDRVVRDGVVRGAFGTPHPKEAARMIVTACTAVATWFWESGPMSPDEVAAVYQRMALDTVGHRHDARSAARGTVTGR from the coding sequence GTGGGCACAGCGGGGAAGGACGAGCGGGCGCGGACGCCCGCGGGGCGCGGCAACGCGCTGTCGGCCGGCGACGACCCCGCCGCCGAGGCGATCATCATGGCCGCGGTGGACGTCATGGCCCGGCACGGCTACCACGGCACCTCGGTCCGCGACCTGGCCGAGGCGGCCGGGGTCAGCCCCGGGCTGATCTACCACTACTTCGGCTCCAAGCACGATCTGCTGCTGACGATCCTCGACCGCGGCATGGACCGGCTGGTGGAGAGCACCGAGGAGGCGCTGTTCCACGCCGGGGACGACCCGGCCGACCGGCTGTGCGCGATCGTCGGGCAGCACGTGCTGGCCCACACCCGGTTCCGCCGCGAGAGCCTGCTCGGCAACACCGAACTGCGCAGCCTCACCGAGCAGGCCCGGCGGCTGATCGTCTCCAAGCGCGACACGCAGCAGCGCATGTTCGACCGGGTCGTCCGCGACGGCGTCGTGCGCGGGGCGTTCGGTACCCCCCACCCCAAGGAGGCCGCGCGGATGATCGTCACCGCCTGCACCGCGGTGGCGACCTGGTTTTGGGAGTCGGGACCGATGTCGCCCGACGAGGTCGCCGCCGTCTACCAGCGGATGGCCCTGGACACGGTCGGCCACCGGCACGACGCCCGATCCGCCGCGCGCGGGACCGTCACCGGCCGGTGA
- a CDS encoding TerD family protein yields the protein MGYRLSKGRSLSLSEIAPGVRRFLVDVGRTGPSAPLCPSDAHAFVVGHHGYSLSPEYVLSPGRPSAPDGCLRRATGAGGDGGPDGPDRRDGAAVFDVDLPALPGIAQSVYFAMSVDVPAGRTTAAHCGISGAYVQLRDGDARRALARYDLDEDVSTETAMLLAELYRRAGQWRFRPLGQGYTTGWPGIAARYRSATGPEPLAGECS from the coding sequence ATGGGCTACCGGTTGTCCAAGGGGCGCAGCCTGTCACTGAGCGAGATCGCCCCGGGCGTGCGGCGATTCCTGGTCGACGTGGGGCGCACCGGCCCGTCGGCCCCGCTGTGCCCGTCCGACGCGCACGCGTTCGTCGTCGGGCACCACGGATACTCGCTCTCGCCCGAGTACGTGCTGTCTCCCGGACGGCCGAGCGCGCCCGACGGATGCCTGCGGCGCGCGACCGGTGCCGGGGGAGACGGCGGGCCGGACGGGCCCGATCGGCGGGACGGCGCGGCCGTGTTCGACGTCGACCTCCCGGCGCTCCCCGGCATCGCGCAGAGCGTGTACTTCGCCATGTCGGTGGACGTCCCCGCCGGACGGACGACGGCGGCGCACTGCGGGATCAGCGGCGCGTACGTCCAGTTGCGCGACGGCGACGCCCGCCGCGCGCTCGCGCGGTACGACCTCGACGAGGACGTCTCCACGGAGACCGCGATGCTGCTCGCCGAGCTGTACCGCCGCGCCGGCCAGTGGAGGTTCAGGCCCCTCGGGCAGGGCTACACCACCGGCTGGCCCGGCATCGCCGCCAGGTACCGGTCGGCGACGGGGCCGGAACCGTTGGCGGGAGAGTGCTCATGA
- a CDS encoding LysR family transcriptional regulator: protein MDTHRLKYFLCIAEEGSMTRAANVLGVAQPALSRHVRLLEEDLGVTLFRRTSRGVELTEEGERLRASTAAPLRQLELALLYAGSPLARVERGLRLGLPPTAAGVLAAPLLAALGALFPKVGFHVTVAGTDALVQGMLNGTIDTALINPVADDRLFSRDLLVEDLVVVGGPRSDLRPVRPLEFADLARLPLVLPGSHAGIAGLVENTALRRKVRIDSRFATDSLRVAVDLMEAGLAYGVLPLSACGPELGAGRLRHAPLREPALTQRLGVAATSRLELPRELAHRIGDVIRTQTGLLIASGAWPATFLAPDEWDPNLP from the coding sequence ATGGACACTCACAGGCTCAAGTACTTTCTGTGCATAGCCGAAGAGGGCTCGATGACCCGCGCCGCGAACGTGCTGGGCGTCGCGCAGCCCGCGCTGAGCCGGCACGTCCGCCTCCTCGAGGAGGACCTCGGCGTCACGCTCTTCCGCAGGACGTCGCGCGGCGTGGAGCTCACCGAAGAGGGCGAACGGCTCCGCGCGTCCACCGCCGCGCCGCTGCGGCAGCTCGAACTCGCCCTGCTCTACGCCGGTTCGCCGCTGGCGCGCGTCGAACGGGGACTGCGCCTCGGCCTGCCGCCCACCGCCGCCGGCGTTCTCGCCGCGCCCCTCCTGGCGGCGCTCGGCGCCCTGTTCCCGAAGGTCGGCTTCCATGTGACGGTCGCCGGCACCGACGCGCTCGTCCAGGGAATGCTGAACGGGACGATCGACACGGCCCTGATCAATCCGGTGGCCGACGACCGGCTGTTCAGCCGCGACCTCCTGGTCGAGGACCTCGTCGTCGTCGGCGGACCGCGCTCGGACCTGCGGCCGGTCCGTCCGCTGGAGTTCGCCGACCTCGCACGGCTGCCGCTCGTCCTCCCCGGCTCGCACGCCGGGATCGCCGGGCTCGTCGAGAACACGGCGCTGCGGCGGAAGGTGCGGATCGACTCCCGCTTCGCGACCGACTCCCTCCGGGTCGCCGTCGACCTCATGGAGGCGGGCCTCGCCTATGGCGTCCTGCCGCTCTCGGCGTGCGGCCCGGAACTCGGCGCCGGGCGGCTGCGCCACGCCCCGCTGCGCGAGCCCGCGCTCACCCAGCGCCTCGGCGTGGCCGCGACGAGCCGGCTCGAACTCCCGCGCGAACTCGCCCACCGCATCGGAGACGTCATCCGCACGCAGACCGGCCTCCTGATCGCCTCCGGAGCCTGGCCCGCGACCTTCCTCGCCCCGGACGAATGGGACCCCAACCTCCCGTGA
- a CDS encoding SDR family NAD(P)-dependent oxidoreductase — protein sequence MDPEERDWAEVMGLDRLPRHIVEKRVTDLMDLGGKKAIVTGAGGDGLGQAIANRLGGCGADVALVGRTLEKVERRAEEVTRRWGVRAVPVRADMSDWDQVHRAVAECREALGGLDIMINNPVMAHAGPFEGFTREQIDHTVLGSLTMMMYGAHAALEHLLPQGSGKIINIGAVGGRIQQRGLVVYNACKAGVVGFTRNLAHEMAPRGVNVLGVAPGIMIKPDLQRRVLDPRSDQDRAALGAVAEAITTQVQLGRVCLPEEVANMVAYLASEAAGYMCGQTIDVAGGQWMN from the coding sequence GTGGACCCTGAAGAACGGGATTGGGCCGAGGTGATGGGCCTGGACCGGCTGCCGCGGCACATCGTGGAGAAGCGCGTTACCGACCTGATGGATTTGGGCGGCAAGAAGGCGATCGTGACCGGCGCGGGCGGGGACGGCCTAGGGCAGGCGATCGCGAACCGGCTCGGGGGTTGCGGCGCGGACGTCGCGCTGGTCGGGCGGACGCTGGAGAAGGTCGAGCGCCGGGCCGAGGAGGTCACGCGGCGCTGGGGCGTGCGGGCCGTGCCGGTCCGGGCCGACATGTCCGACTGGGACCAGGTGCACCGCGCGGTGGCGGAGTGCCGGGAGGCGCTCGGCGGGCTCGACATCATGATCAACAATCCGGTGATGGCGCACGCCGGGCCGTTCGAGGGGTTCACCAGGGAGCAGATCGACCACACGGTACTGGGCAGCCTGACGATGATGATGTACGGCGCGCACGCCGCGCTGGAGCATCTGCTGCCGCAGGGCTCGGGGAAGATCATCAACATCGGGGCCGTCGGGGGCCGCATCCAGCAGCGCGGGCTGGTGGTCTACAACGCGTGCAAGGCGGGCGTGGTCGGGTTCACGCGCAACCTGGCGCACGAGATGGCGCCGCGCGGGGTGAACGTGCTGGGCGTGGCCCCCGGCATCATGATCAAGCCGGATCTGCAGCGGCGCGTCCTCGATCCGCGCAGCGACCAGGACCGGGCCGCGCTCGGCGCGGTCGCGGAGGCGATCACCACCCAGGTTCAGCTCGGGCGGGTCTGCCTGCCCGAGGAGGTCGCCAACATGGTCGCCTACCTGGCGTCCGAGGCCGCCGGCTACATGTGCGGCCAGACCATCGACGTGGCCGGCGGCCAGTGGATGAACTGA
- a CDS encoding sulfotransferase — translation MTRTAVEETGLDDFGDDSFREGLAVLLVSLRDEARLNARGAEFFRDRIIRYLSQRLQVEDWYRRHPEIDDVPIAAPLIGLGLPRTGSTALSLLLAQDPGVRYLRRWESSQPCPPPSTVRGPDPRVPTGRGEMVGTRHHVPVHAHGPMECHELMALDFRSHIFVSFARMPSYAAWLVEEADLTSTFAYQRRVMKLLQWGEPERPWRLKCPSHVLFLDHLDRVFPDARFVMTHRDPTDVLLSVADLYADIIGNFTDDVDRLDIGRLNVEHWTLGMERALRFRADGADGRFHDIDFRAMQDDPIGEVRGLYAWLGEAVGDEFERGMRGWWAEAAAEREPGARADPVAFGIDLDRVRPSFARYVEAAGRWTGRPLHAGRSGRAGRIGK, via the coding sequence TTGACGAGAACCGCCGTCGAGGAGACCGGGCTGGACGATTTCGGCGACGATTCCTTCCGGGAAGGGCTCGCCGTTCTGCTGGTCTCGCTGCGGGACGAGGCACGGCTGAACGCGCGCGGTGCGGAGTTCTTCCGCGACCGCATCATCCGGTACCTGTCGCAGCGGCTGCAGGTCGAGGACTGGTACCGGCGGCACCCGGAGATCGACGACGTGCCGATCGCCGCGCCGCTGATCGGGCTCGGGCTGCCCCGCACCGGTTCGACCGCGCTGTCGCTGCTGCTCGCGCAGGACCCGGGCGTCCGGTACCTGCGGCGCTGGGAGTCCTCGCAGCCGTGCCCGCCGCCGTCGACCGTGCGGGGCCCCGATCCGCGCGTCCCGACCGGGAGGGGCGAGATGGTCGGCACCCGCCACCACGTCCCGGTCCACGCGCACGGGCCGATGGAATGCCACGAGCTGATGGCGCTGGACTTCCGGTCGCACATCTTCGTGTCGTTCGCGCGGATGCCCTCGTACGCCGCGTGGCTGGTCGAGGAGGCCGATCTCACCTCGACCTTCGCGTACCAGCGGCGGGTGATGAAGCTGCTGCAGTGGGGCGAGCCGGAGCGGCCGTGGCGGCTCAAATGCCCCTCGCACGTCCTGTTCCTCGACCACCTGGACCGGGTGTTCCCCGACGCCCGGTTCGTCATGACGCACCGGGATCCGACGGACGTCCTGCTGTCGGTGGCCGACCTGTACGCCGACATCATCGGGAACTTCACCGACGACGTCGACCGGCTCGACATCGGCCGGCTCAACGTCGAGCACTGGACGCTCGGCATGGAGCGGGCGCTGCGGTTCCGCGCCGACGGGGCCGACGGCCGGTTCCACGACATCGACTTCCGCGCCATGCAGGACGATCCCATCGGGGAGGTGAGAGGCCTGTACGCGTGGCTGGGCGAGGCGGTCGGCGACGAGTTCGAGCGCGGGATGCGCGGCTGGTGGGCGGAGGCGGCGGCCGAGCGCGAGCCCGGCGCTCGCGCCGACCCGGTCGCCTTCGGGATCGACCTCGACCGCGTGCGCCCGTCGTTCGCCCGCTACGTCGAGGCGGCGGGCCGCTGGACCGGCCGCCCGCTCCACGCCGGCCGCTCGGGCCGCGCCGGCCGCATCGGAAAGTGA
- a CDS encoding SDR family NAD(P)-dependent oxidoreductase, giving the protein MRGLRGKAFIVAGGATGIGAGTARRLAEEGALVAVADIDIEGAEATAEEIARAGGRAIAVGFDLSDDESVQDMVARTIAEFGTLDGLHNVGADLSPGNIGRDTTLLDTGMDVWHRTLDVNLLGYVRTSRAVLPHLLGKGGGSIVITSSGGSLGTDPSHVAYNASKAAVNQLTRHIAVNWGSAGIRSNCVMPGLVMGETQERQNDRELQEAFIAAARTTRLGVPDDLASVVAFLLSDEAEWINGQTWYIGGASHLRQ; this is encoded by the coding sequence ATGCGCGGACTGCGCGGCAAGGCGTTCATCGTGGCGGGCGGCGCCACCGGGATCGGCGCGGGCACCGCCCGGCGGCTCGCCGAGGAGGGCGCGCTCGTCGCCGTCGCCGACATCGACATCGAGGGGGCCGAGGCCACCGCGGAGGAGATCGCGCGGGCGGGCGGCCGGGCGATCGCGGTCGGGTTCGACCTGTCCGACGACGAGTCCGTCCAGGACATGGTCGCCCGGACGATCGCCGAGTTCGGCACCCTGGACGGGCTCCACAACGTCGGCGCGGACCTGTCGCCGGGCAACATCGGACGCGACACCACCCTGCTGGACACCGGCATGGACGTCTGGCACCGCACCCTGGACGTCAACCTCCTCGGCTATGTCCGCACCAGCCGCGCCGTCCTGCCGCACCTGCTCGGGAAGGGCGGCGGCAGCATCGTCATCACCTCGTCCGGAGGTTCCCTGGGCACCGATCCGTCGCACGTCGCCTACAACGCGTCGAAGGCCGCCGTCAACCAGCTGACCCGGCACATCGCGGTCAACTGGGGCAGTGCGGGCATCCGCAGCAACTGCGTCATGCCGGGCCTCGTCATGGGCGAGACGCAGGAACGCCAGAACGACCGGGAACTCCAGGAAGCCTTCATCGCCGCCGCCAGGACGACGCGGCTCGGGGTGCCGGACGACCTGGCGTCGGTCGTGGCGTTCCTCCTGTCCGACGAGGCCGAATGGATCAACGGTCAGACGTGGTACATCGGCGGCGCTTCCCACCTCCGCCAGTGA
- a CDS encoding alpha/beta hydrolase fold domain-containing protein gives MSADPPAGALPEPRRSTMPTPAGLAARRAAAGSPPRPRVPGVEIHEARYGDVPCLVCDPPRPRDVLTYFHGGGYRLGSAALFAPFAARLAAATGSRVVAVDYRLAPEHPFPAALHDALAVHESILAERGRPPAAVGDSAGGGLAAALVAACVRAGIAGPRALVLASAWLDLRCAAASYASRGASDRLFSRAAAREAAAQYLQGHDPGDPLASPLLSDLAAFPPTLLFASTDEVLLDDALAMASGLARARVATETRVERDVPHAWPAVAPDRPESAAALDTIARFLEREGT, from the coding sequence GTGAGCGCCGATCCGCCCGCTGGGGCGCTGCCGGAGCCGCGCCGTTCCACGATGCCGACGCCCGCCGGCCTCGCCGCTCGCCGCGCGGCCGCGGGAAGCCCTCCCCGGCCGCGGGTGCCCGGCGTCGAGATCCACGAGGCCCGCTACGGGGACGTGCCCTGCCTCGTCTGCGATCCGCCGCGTCCGCGGGACGTCCTGACGTATTTCCACGGGGGCGGCTACCGGCTGGGCTCGGCGGCGCTGTTCGCCCCGTTCGCCGCGCGGCTCGCGGCCGCCACCGGTTCCCGCGTCGTCGCCGTCGACTACCGGCTGGCGCCGGAGCATCCCTTCCCGGCGGCCCTGCACGACGCGCTGGCCGTCCACGAGAGCATCCTCGCCGAGCGCGGACGTCCCCCGGCCGCCGTGGGCGACTCGGCGGGCGGGGGCCTGGCCGCGGCCCTGGTGGCGGCGTGCGTCCGGGCGGGGATCGCGGGCCCGCGGGCGCTCGTCCTGGCGTCGGCGTGGCTCGACCTGCGCTGCGCCGCGGCGAGCTACGCCTCGCGGGGCGCGTCCGACCGGCTGTTCTCCCGCGCCGCGGCCCGGGAGGCCGCCGCGCAGTACCTCCAGGGGCACGATCCGGGCGATCCGCTGGCGTCGCCGCTGCTGTCCGACCTCGCCGCGTTCCCGCCGACCCTGCTGTTCGCGAGCACCGACGAGGTCCTGCTGGACGACGCCCTCGCCATGGCGTCCGGCCTCGCGCGGGCCCGCGTGGCGACCGAGACCCGCGTCGAGCGGGACGTGCCGCACGCCTGGCCCGCGGTCGCCCCCGACCGGCCGGAGTCGGCGGCGGCGCTGGACACCATCGCCCGGTTCCTCGAACGGGAGGGGACATGA
- a CDS encoding SDR family NAD(P)-dependent oxidoreductase, with amino-acid sequence MTSTDQSPVPRYEDLLRLDGRNLVVVGAGQGMGRQASHALAQCGARVVCADIDAERAHEIAAEVGGVPWVGDVTRADDVVRLVEEAAAAVGGPLGGFVDIVGLAEWVGALDLDERTWDAQFDICLRHAYLLGRHVGRHMVDTGTRGTMVFVASVNGLTASVRHGAYGAAKAGLISWVRTLGEELGPHGVRVNAVAPGSILTPRLMAAFPDGAESDRPTVPVPLGRNGRPFNIASAALFLTSGLSEFMTGQTIVVDGGVSIKDPYVSL; translated from the coding sequence ATGACATCCACCGACCAGAGTCCGGTTCCGAGATACGAGGACCTCCTCCGGCTCGACGGCCGCAACCTCGTCGTCGTCGGCGCGGGGCAGGGGATGGGGCGCCAGGCGAGCCACGCGCTCGCCCAGTGCGGGGCGCGCGTGGTGTGCGCCGACATCGACGCCGAGCGCGCCCACGAGATCGCCGCGGAGGTCGGCGGCGTGCCGTGGGTCGGCGACGTGACCCGCGCGGACGACGTCGTCCGGCTGGTCGAGGAGGCCGCGGCGGCGGTCGGCGGGCCGCTCGGCGGCTTCGTCGACATCGTCGGCCTGGCCGAGTGGGTCGGGGCGCTCGACCTGGACGAGCGGACCTGGGACGCGCAGTTCGACATCTGCCTCCGCCACGCCTACCTGCTGGGCCGGCACGTCGGGCGGCACATGGTCGACACCGGCACGCGCGGCACCATGGTCTTCGTCGCGTCCGTGAACGGGCTGACCGCGTCGGTGCGGCACGGCGCCTACGGAGCCGCCAAGGCCGGCCTCATCTCCTGGGTCCGGACGCTCGGGGAGGAGCTGGGCCCGCACGGCGTCCGGGTGAACGCCGTCGCGCCCGGGTCCATCCTGACGCCGCGCCTCATGGCGGCGTTCCCGGACGGGGCCGAGAGCGACCGGCCCACCGTGCCCGTCCCGCTGGGCCGGAACGGGCGGCCGTTCAACATCGCGTCGGCCGCGCTGTTCCTGACGAGCGGGCTCTCCGAGTTCATGACCGGCCAGACGATCGTGGTCGACGGCGGCGTCTCGATCAAAGACCCCTACGTCTCGCTGTGA
- a CDS encoding SDR family NAD(P)-dependent oxidoreductase, whose translation MHTELERAFDLTGRTAVVTGAAGGIGRQTCVTLAQAGADIVLTDVAEPGLRETAGAVRELGRTATVVPADVTDRTAVDGVARAALDGHGRIDVWANVAGVIRYGAVVDVDEADLDLILDINVKGTYWGCAAAARAMTPRGSGSIINVASTGMDTASPGISCYAMSKAAVATLTRALAAEVGRHGVRANTVAPGWVPTGMTSRYWTGEDGTVDEAERERIFAQRAAHAPLGTIGEPTDIAWAMLYLAADASRFVTGQVLRANGGVSMA comes from the coding sequence ATGCACACCGAGCTTGAACGGGCCTTCGACCTCACCGGGCGGACGGCCGTCGTCACCGGCGCGGCCGGCGGCATCGGCCGCCAGACCTGCGTCACGCTGGCCCAGGCCGGGGCGGACATCGTGCTGACCGACGTCGCCGAGCCGGGCCTCCGGGAGACGGCCGGGGCGGTCCGCGAACTCGGCCGAACGGCGACGGTCGTCCCCGCCGACGTCACCGACCGGACGGCGGTCGACGGCGTGGCCCGCGCCGCGCTCGACGGCCACGGGCGGATCGACGTGTGGGCCAACGTCGCCGGGGTCATCCGCTACGGCGCGGTCGTCGACGTCGACGAGGCGGACCTCGATCTCATCCTCGACATCAACGTCAAGGGCACCTACTGGGGATGCGCGGCGGCGGCCCGCGCGATGACGCCCCGCGGATCGGGCTCGATCATCAACGTCGCGTCCACGGGGATGGACACGGCCTCGCCCGGGATCTCGTGCTACGCGATGAGCAAGGCGGCGGTGGCGACGCTGACCCGAGCGCTCGCCGCCGAGGTCGGCCGGCACGGGGTGCGCGCCAACACCGTCGCCCCGGGCTGGGTGCCGACCGGCATGACCTCGCGCTACTGGACCGGTGAGGACGGCACCGTCGACGAGGCGGAACGCGAGCGGATCTTCGCCCAGCGGGCGGCGCACGCGCCGCTCGGCACGATCGGCGAGCCGACGGACATCGCCTGGGCGATGCTCTACCTCGCGGCGGACGCCTCGCGCTTCGTCACCGGCCAGGTCCTGCGAGCGAACGGCGGCGTCTCCATGGCCTGA
- a CDS encoding IclR family transcriptional regulator: MARPAPAAERALKIIDLLVTHRGEQFTISDLARRTGMSLGSAHAVLAVLEERGYLGRHPVRRTYGLGPALVSAGMAAIEQHPAIRVATEQIGGLAAELDADVVVTAATPVDIVFVAVGGRGSRYGPGFREGERVPLVPPLGLVFMAWAHPDEVEDWLARAPVGLDRDRVEAALATVRDRGYALGQVAAMGRTLAAPRTAPGGAGPADAGAREVLMETISLHDGYDLPIVEPGGEYELGMASAPVFDADGRVIVAVTASGFSPALTGREVTEIGARVRACATVVTKRTRGRLPG, translated from the coding sequence ATGGCACGACCGGCGCCCGCCGCCGAACGGGCACTGAAGATCATCGATCTGCTCGTCACGCACCGCGGCGAGCAGTTCACGATCTCCGACCTCGCCCGGCGCACCGGCATGAGCCTCGGCTCCGCGCACGCGGTGCTCGCCGTCCTCGAGGAGCGCGGCTACCTCGGCAGGCACCCGGTCCGGCGGACCTACGGCCTCGGGCCGGCGCTGGTCAGCGCGGGGATGGCCGCGATCGAGCAGCATCCGGCGATCCGCGTCGCCACCGAGCAGATCGGCGGCCTCGCCGCCGAGCTCGACGCCGACGTGGTCGTCACCGCGGCCACGCCCGTGGACATCGTGTTCGTCGCCGTGGGCGGCCGGGGCTCGCGGTACGGGCCCGGCTTCCGCGAGGGCGAGCGGGTCCCGCTCGTCCCGCCGCTCGGCCTGGTCTTCATGGCGTGGGCGCATCCGGACGAGGTCGAGGACTGGCTCGCCCGCGCCCCGGTCGGCCTCGACCGCGACCGGGTCGAGGCCGCGCTGGCGACCGTCCGCGACCGCGGGTACGCGCTGGGACAGGTCGCGGCGATGGGCCGGACCCTCGCCGCGCCCCGGACCGCGCCCGGCGGGGCGGGCCCGGCGGACGCGGGGGCGCGGGAGGTTCTGATGGAGACGATCTCGCTGCACGACGGCTACGACCTGCCCATCGTCGAACCGGGTGGGGAGTACGAGCTGGGGATGGCGTCGGCGCCGGTGTTCGACGCCGACGGCCGCGTCATCGTCGCCGTCACCGCCAGCGGCTTCTCCCCCGCGCTGACCGGGCGTGAGGTCACCGAGATCGGCGCGCGGGTCAGGGCGTGCGCCACGGTCGTCACCAAGCGGACGCGCGGCAGGCTGCCCGGCTGA